The following proteins are encoded in a genomic region of Bombus pyrosoma isolate SC7728 linkage group LG1, ASM1482585v1, whole genome shotgun sequence:
- the LOC122568293 gene encoding uncharacterized protein LOC122568293: protein MRVRNCLNSERKRKKKRKKGRKKGRKEGRKEGTYRGCLRCSIQDMREYLFLDIKKAFVAAKHSSNEVCYEDDVGIIAMPGNPQKTVEILQTYISSLKNGC, encoded by the exons ATGCGAGTCCGAAATTGTCTAAAtagcgagagaaaaagaaagaaaaaaagaaagaaaggaaggaagaaaggaaggaaggaaggaaggaaggaaggaacaTATAGAGGGTGTCTCAG ATGTAGTATACAAGATATGAGAGAATATCTATTCTTGGACATAAAAAAAGCATTCGTTGCTGCAAAGCATTCGTCGAACGAAGTCTGTTACGAAG ATGACGTCGGAATAATAGCAATGCCTGGAAATCCACAGAAAACAGTTGAGATCTTACAAACCTACATAAGTTCACTGAAAAATGGTTGCTAG